From the genome of Phalacrocorax aristotelis chromosome 15, bGulAri2.1, whole genome shotgun sequence, one region includes:
- the UBE3B gene encoding ubiquitin-protein ligase E3B isoform X1, which yields MFSASQSSKAQFLDKARQAREERRELKERERAAVQIQALIRRFLCRCRLQKEIRREVEDFFGANESGSSKRSALSIFRIARKLLFVFNHKEDKERFEKLCRCILNSMDVENEPKVWYVSLALSKDLTLLWIKQIKDILWFCCEFLKQLKPDILQDSKLVNLHLTMLVTFTDTSTWKILRGKGETLRPAMNHICANIMGHLNQKGFYSVLQILLTNGLARSRPSLSKGSLTAIFSLALRPVVAAQFSDNLLRSFLIHIMSVPAIMTHLATLTPERLTVIESHDLFRKFVLFLSREAQCRDVCVCLEGSHTLCLLGNLVYLGSLNDKVLEEETAHFVGVLIHMLSYCQKYVSQKKSNLTHWHPVLGWFSQTVDYGLNESMPLLTKQLQYLWGVHMIRILFSDVLSKKLLENQEIAQLPTQPVSPQNSLPMKNLFKRAFQKSASVRNILKPVGGKRVDSAEVQKVCSICVLYQTTLTTLTQIRLQILTGLTYLDDLLPKLWAFICELGPQGGLKLFLECLNNDTEESKRLLAMLMLFCDCSRHLITILDDIEVYEEQISFKLEELVTISSFLNSFVFKMIWDGIVENARGETLELFHSVHGWLMVLYERDCRRRFAPEDHWLRKDLKPSVLFQELDKDKKRAQLLLQYIPHVIPHKNRVLLFRNMVTKEKEKLGLVETSSASPHVTHITIRRSRMLEDGYEQLRQLSQNAMKGVIRVKFVNDLGVDEAGIDQDGVFKEFLEEIIKKVFDPALNLFKTTSGDERLYPSPTSYIHENYLQLFEFVGKMLGKAVYEGIVVDVPFASFFLSQLLGHHHSVFYSSIDELPSLDSEFYKNLTSIKRYDGDISDLGLTLSYDEDVMGQLVCHELVPGGKTIPVTNENKISYIHLMAHFRMHTQIKSQTAALISGFRSIIKPEWIRMFSAPELQRLISGDNAEIDLEDLKKHTVYYGGFHGSHRVIIWLWDILGNDFSPEERAMFLKFVTSCSRPPLLGFAYLKPPFSIRCVEVSDDQDTGDTLGSVLRGFFTIRKKEPGGRLPTSSTCFNLLKLPNYSKKSILREKLRYAISMNTGFELS from the exons CAGTTCCTTGACAAAGCACGCCAGGCTCGGGAGGAGCGGAGAGAGCTGAAGGAGAGGGAGCGTGCTGCTGTCCAGATCCAGGCTTTGATCAGAAGGTTTCTCTGTCGATGCCGcctgcagaaggaaataag GAGGGAAGTGGAGGATTTCTTTGGGGCAAATGAGTCTGGCTCAAGTAAAAGAAGTGCTCTTTCTATCTTCAGAATTGCTAGGAAACTGCTGTTTGTATTTAATCATAAAGAGGACAAAGAG AGATTTGAAAAGCTGTGCCGTTGTATTCTTAATAGTATGGATGTTGAGAATGAGCCCAAG GTGTGGTATGTGTCACTGGCGCTCTCCAAGGATCTTACGCTCTTATGGATCAAACAGATCAAAGacattttgtggttttgctgtgaATTTCTCAAGCAGCTTAAG CCTGACATCTTACAAGACTCCAAACTGGTCAATTTGCACCTCACAATGCTTGTCACCTTCACAGACACTTCTACGTGGAAGATCCTTCGGGGAAAAG GTGAAACCCTGAGGCCTGCCATGAACCACATCTGTGCAAACATCATGGGACATCTAAATCAGAAGGGATTTTACTCTGTGCTGCAG ATTTTGCTAACTAATGGCTTGGCAAGATCCAGACCTTCCTTGTCGAAAGGCTCTTTAACTGCCATCTTCTCTCTTGCATTGCG cCCTGTGGTTGCTGCACAGTTTTCAGACAATCTGTTGAGGTCATTTCTGATCCATATCATGTCTGTGCCTGCTATAATGACTCATCTTGCTACTCTAACACCTGAG CGTCTGACAGTGATAGAATCTCATGATCTTTTCCGCAAGTTCGTCCTATTTTTAAGTCGTGAAGCACAATGCCGAGATGTCTGCGTGTGCCTAGAAGGAAGTCACACTCTTTGTTTGTTGG GTAATCTTGTGTACTTGGGCTCCTTGAATGATAAAGTTCTTGAGGAGGAGACAGCTCATTTTGTGGGTGTGCTCATTCACATGCTCTCCTACTGCCAGAAGTACGTGTCTCAGAAGAAATCCAACCTCACCCACTGGCATCCTGTTCTGGGCTGGTTTTCGCAGACTGTGGATTATGG ATTGAATGAGTCCATGCCTCTGCTGACAAAGCAACTGCAGTATCTCTGGGGAGTCCATATGATCCGCATCCTCTTCAGTGATGTGCTCAGCAAGAAATTGCTGGAGAATCAGGAAATAGCTCAGCTGCCAACACAGCCAGTTTCCCCTCAGAACAGCCTTCCTATGAAGA ATCTTTTCAAGAGAGCTTTCCAGAAGTCTGCATCTGTCCGCAACATTCTCAAGCCTGTTGGAGGCAAGCGAGTGGACTCAGCAGAAGTGCAGAAGGTGTGCAGTATCTGTGTCCTGTACCAAACCACACTCACAACGCTAACGCAGATCCGTCTGCAGATCCTCACAG GCCTCACTTACCTGGATGATCTGTTGCCCAAATTATGGGCTTTTATCTGTGAGCTGGGACCACAGGGTGGGTTAAAACTCTTCTTGGAGTGCTTGAATAATGACACGGAGGAATCCAAGAGGCTGCTGGCCATGTTGATGCTCTTCTGTGACTGCTCCCGCCACCTTATCAC GATTCTTGATGACATAGAAGTCTATGAAGAGCAGATTTCATTCAAACTGGAAGAGCTTGTTACCATCTCGTCCTTTCTGAATTCCTTTGTATTTAAGATGATCTGGGATGGAATTGTAG aaaatgcCAGAGGGGAGACCCTGGAGCTGTTTCATTCTGTCCATGGCTGGCTCATGGTCTTGTATGAAAGGGACTGCCGCAGGCGTTTTGCTCCTGAGGATCACTGGTTACGCAA GGACCTCAAGCCCAGCGTGCTCTTCCAGGAGCTGGACAAGGACAAGAAACGagcccagctgctcctgcagtaCATCCCACACGTCATTCCCCACAAGAAT agggTGCTGCTTTTCCGAAATATGGTTacaaaggagaaggagaagcttGGGCTGGTCGAAACCAGCTCTGCATCGCCTCATGTCACACACATCACTATCCGCCGCTCACGTATGCTGGAG GATGGATATGAACAGCTACGGCAGCTTTCCCAGAATGCCATGAAGGGAGTGATCAGAGTGAAGTTCGTGAATGATCTGGGTGTCGATGAGGCTGGTATTGATCAAGATGGTGTCTTCAAAGAGTTTCTGGAAGAGATAATAAAGAAGGTGTTTGACCCCGCACTCAACTTGTTCAAG ACAACCAGTGGTGATGAGAGGCTGTATCCATCCCCAACATCCTATATTCATGAGAACTACCTACAGCTCTTTGAGTTTGTGGGGAAGATGCTTGGGAAGGCTGTATATGAG GGGATAGTTGTGGATGTACCAtttgcttccttctttttgAGTCAGCTACTTGGGCACCACCACAGTGTCTTCTACAGCTCCATAGATGAACTTCCCTCCTTGGACTCTGAGTTCTATAAAAACCTCACTTCAATTAAG CGTTATGATGGTGATATAAGTGACTTGGGCTTAACGCTGTCCTACGATGAAGATGTGATGGGTCAG cttGTTTGCCATGAACTTGTTCCTGGAGGGAAGACCATTCCCGTTACCAATGAAAATAA GATCAGCTACATCCATCTCATGGCTCACTTCCGGATGCACACACAAATCAAGAGTCAGACAGCAGCGCTCATCAGTGGATTCAGGTCGATCATTAAGCCTGAATGGATTCGTATGTTTTCTGCACCAGAGTTGCAGCGGCTGATCTCCGGTGACAATGCTGAGATAGACCTCGAGGACTTAAA AAAACACACAGTGTACTATGGGGGCTTCCATGGCAGCCACCGGGTCATTATCTGGCTGTGGGACATCCTAGGCAATGACTTCAGCCCTGAGGAGAGAGCCATGTTTCTCAAG tttgttacCAGCTGCTCCAGGCCTCCACTTTTGGGCTTTGCCTACCTCAAGCCTCCGTTTTCCATCCGCTGCGTGGAAGTCTCTGATGATCAG GACACTGGTGACACACTGGGCAGTGTGCTACGGGGCTTCTTCACAATCCGCAAGAAAGAGCCAGGCGGGCGTCTCCCAACCTCGTCTACGTGTTTCAACCTCCTCAAGCTTCCCAACTACAGCAAGAAGAGCATCCTGCGGGAGAAGCTGCGCTACGCGATCAGCATGAACACTGGCTTCGAGCTGTCCTAG
- the UBE3B gene encoding ubiquitin-protein ligase E3B isoform X2, with protein sequence MFSASQSSKAQFLDKARQAREERRELKERERAAVQIQALIRRFLCRCRLQKEIRREVEDFFGANESGSSKRSALSIFRIARKLLFVFNHKEDKERFEKLCRCILNSMDVENEPKVWYVSLALSKDLTLLWIKQIKDILWFCCEFLKQLKPDILQDSKLVNLHLTMLVTFTDTSTWKILRGKGETLRPAMNHICANIMGHLNQKGFYSVLQILLTNGLARSRPSLSKGSLTAIFSLALRPVVAAQFSDNLLRSFLIHIMSVPAIMTHLATLTPERLTVIESHDLFRKFVLFLSREAQCRDVCVCLEGSHTLCLLGNLVYLGSLNDKVLEEETAHFVGVLIHMLSYCQKYVSQKKSNLTHWHPVLGWFSQTVDYGLNESMPLLTKQLQYLWGVHMIRILFSDVLSKKLLENQEIAQLPTQPVSPQNSLPMKNLFKRAFQKSASVRNILKPVGGKRVDSAEVQKVCSICVLYQTTLTTLTQIRLQILTGLTYLDDLLPKLWAFICELGPQGGLKLFLECLNNDTEESKRLLAMLMLFCDCSRHLITILDDIEVYEEQISFKLEELVTISSFLNSFVFKMIWDGIVENARGETLELFHSVHGWLMVLYERDCRRRFAPEDHWLRKDLKPSVLFQELDKDKKRAQLLLQYIPHVIPHKNRVLLFRNMVTKEKEKLGLVETSSASPHVTHITIRRSRMLEDGYEQLRQLSQNAMKGVIRVKFVNDLGVDEAGIDQDGVFKEFLEEIIKKVFDPALNLFKTTSGDERLYPSPTSYIHENYLQLFEFVGKMLGKAVYEGIVVDVPFASFFLSQLLGHHHSVFYSSIDELPSLDSEFYKNLTSIKRYDGDISDLGLTLSYDEDVMGQDQLHPSHGSLPDAHTNQESDSSAHQWIQVDH encoded by the exons CAGTTCCTTGACAAAGCACGCCAGGCTCGGGAGGAGCGGAGAGAGCTGAAGGAGAGGGAGCGTGCTGCTGTCCAGATCCAGGCTTTGATCAGAAGGTTTCTCTGTCGATGCCGcctgcagaaggaaataag GAGGGAAGTGGAGGATTTCTTTGGGGCAAATGAGTCTGGCTCAAGTAAAAGAAGTGCTCTTTCTATCTTCAGAATTGCTAGGAAACTGCTGTTTGTATTTAATCATAAAGAGGACAAAGAG AGATTTGAAAAGCTGTGCCGTTGTATTCTTAATAGTATGGATGTTGAGAATGAGCCCAAG GTGTGGTATGTGTCACTGGCGCTCTCCAAGGATCTTACGCTCTTATGGATCAAACAGATCAAAGacattttgtggttttgctgtgaATTTCTCAAGCAGCTTAAG CCTGACATCTTACAAGACTCCAAACTGGTCAATTTGCACCTCACAATGCTTGTCACCTTCACAGACACTTCTACGTGGAAGATCCTTCGGGGAAAAG GTGAAACCCTGAGGCCTGCCATGAACCACATCTGTGCAAACATCATGGGACATCTAAATCAGAAGGGATTTTACTCTGTGCTGCAG ATTTTGCTAACTAATGGCTTGGCAAGATCCAGACCTTCCTTGTCGAAAGGCTCTTTAACTGCCATCTTCTCTCTTGCATTGCG cCCTGTGGTTGCTGCACAGTTTTCAGACAATCTGTTGAGGTCATTTCTGATCCATATCATGTCTGTGCCTGCTATAATGACTCATCTTGCTACTCTAACACCTGAG CGTCTGACAGTGATAGAATCTCATGATCTTTTCCGCAAGTTCGTCCTATTTTTAAGTCGTGAAGCACAATGCCGAGATGTCTGCGTGTGCCTAGAAGGAAGTCACACTCTTTGTTTGTTGG GTAATCTTGTGTACTTGGGCTCCTTGAATGATAAAGTTCTTGAGGAGGAGACAGCTCATTTTGTGGGTGTGCTCATTCACATGCTCTCCTACTGCCAGAAGTACGTGTCTCAGAAGAAATCCAACCTCACCCACTGGCATCCTGTTCTGGGCTGGTTTTCGCAGACTGTGGATTATGG ATTGAATGAGTCCATGCCTCTGCTGACAAAGCAACTGCAGTATCTCTGGGGAGTCCATATGATCCGCATCCTCTTCAGTGATGTGCTCAGCAAGAAATTGCTGGAGAATCAGGAAATAGCTCAGCTGCCAACACAGCCAGTTTCCCCTCAGAACAGCCTTCCTATGAAGA ATCTTTTCAAGAGAGCTTTCCAGAAGTCTGCATCTGTCCGCAACATTCTCAAGCCTGTTGGAGGCAAGCGAGTGGACTCAGCAGAAGTGCAGAAGGTGTGCAGTATCTGTGTCCTGTACCAAACCACACTCACAACGCTAACGCAGATCCGTCTGCAGATCCTCACAG GCCTCACTTACCTGGATGATCTGTTGCCCAAATTATGGGCTTTTATCTGTGAGCTGGGACCACAGGGTGGGTTAAAACTCTTCTTGGAGTGCTTGAATAATGACACGGAGGAATCCAAGAGGCTGCTGGCCATGTTGATGCTCTTCTGTGACTGCTCCCGCCACCTTATCAC GATTCTTGATGACATAGAAGTCTATGAAGAGCAGATTTCATTCAAACTGGAAGAGCTTGTTACCATCTCGTCCTTTCTGAATTCCTTTGTATTTAAGATGATCTGGGATGGAATTGTAG aaaatgcCAGAGGGGAGACCCTGGAGCTGTTTCATTCTGTCCATGGCTGGCTCATGGTCTTGTATGAAAGGGACTGCCGCAGGCGTTTTGCTCCTGAGGATCACTGGTTACGCAA GGACCTCAAGCCCAGCGTGCTCTTCCAGGAGCTGGACAAGGACAAGAAACGagcccagctgctcctgcagtaCATCCCACACGTCATTCCCCACAAGAAT agggTGCTGCTTTTCCGAAATATGGTTacaaaggagaaggagaagcttGGGCTGGTCGAAACCAGCTCTGCATCGCCTCATGTCACACACATCACTATCCGCCGCTCACGTATGCTGGAG GATGGATATGAACAGCTACGGCAGCTTTCCCAGAATGCCATGAAGGGAGTGATCAGAGTGAAGTTCGTGAATGATCTGGGTGTCGATGAGGCTGGTATTGATCAAGATGGTGTCTTCAAAGAGTTTCTGGAAGAGATAATAAAGAAGGTGTTTGACCCCGCACTCAACTTGTTCAAG ACAACCAGTGGTGATGAGAGGCTGTATCCATCCCCAACATCCTATATTCATGAGAACTACCTACAGCTCTTTGAGTTTGTGGGGAAGATGCTTGGGAAGGCTGTATATGAG GGGATAGTTGTGGATGTACCAtttgcttccttctttttgAGTCAGCTACTTGGGCACCACCACAGTGTCTTCTACAGCTCCATAGATGAACTTCCCTCCTTGGACTCTGAGTTCTATAAAAACCTCACTTCAATTAAG CGTTATGATGGTGATATAAGTGACTTGGGCTTAACGCTGTCCTACGATGAAGATGTGATGGGTCAG GATCAGCTACATCCATCTCATGGCTCACTTCCGGATGCACACACAAATCAAGAGTCAGACAGCAGCGCTCATCAGTGGATTCAGGTCGATCATTAA